In Oceanithermus desulfurans, a single window of DNA contains:
- the leuS gene encoding leucine--tRNA ligase — translation MSKYNPHAIEPKWQRFWEERGLMKAREEGAKYYVLEMFPYPSGDLHMGHLKNYTMGDALARFKKQQGYSVLHPMGWDAFGLPAENAALKFGKHPADWTFDNIERAKESLNLMGILYDWDREVTTCTPDYYRWNQWIFIKMYEAGLVYRAGGLVNWCPKCQTVLANEQVVEGRCWRHEDTLVEKKNLEQWYLKITAYADRLLDDLDKLEHWPEKVKAMQRAWIGRSEGATVRFALEGRDEALEVFTTRPDTLFGATFMVIAPEHPLTLELATPERRAEVEAYVRAAQLKSEIERQTEDREKTGVFTGAYAVNPVNGRKVPIWTADYVLYGYGTGAIMAVPAHDQRDFEFAKKFGLEIVPVIKPAGEDLPQPLESAYEGPGVMIHSGDFSGLASEEGKKKITEWLASKGLGEATVTYRLRDWLISRQRYWGTPIPMIHCENCGVVPVPEDQLPVELPEIKDVEQIRPQGKSPLEAHPEFLNTTCPRCGGPAKRDADTMDTFFDSSWYYLRYTDAHNDRLPFARDKADYWMPVDQYIGGIEHAVLHLLYSRFFTKFFHDQEMVGVDEPFERLFTQGMVMGWTDYGPVEVAGERVRLGEEARIRLELETSELSLDEVKKMGAELREGDDGRLHFWKPAVMSKSLGNGVMVGPFVREQGADIARVTILFAAPPEKEMVWTEEGVQGAWRFLNRVWRRVVEDEEALRQAPEAFDPARLEGADKTLYRKLNQTIKKVTEDVEGLRFNTAIAALMEMLNALYDFRKEREVNAVYKNAVLGYLQLLAPFAPHLAEELWHRFSENSVFDARWPTYDEAALAADTITLVVQVNGKVRARLEVPADIDKDEALARAKAHENVRRHLEGKQLVKEIYVPGKLVNLVAKG, via the coding sequence ATGAGCAAATACAACCCCCACGCGATCGAACCCAAATGGCAGCGTTTCTGGGAAGAGCGCGGCCTGATGAAGGCCCGCGAGGAAGGGGCGAAGTACTACGTCCTGGAGATGTTCCCCTACCCCTCGGGCGACCTGCACATGGGCCACCTCAAGAACTACACCATGGGCGACGCCCTGGCCCGCTTCAAGAAGCAGCAGGGGTACAGCGTCCTCCACCCCATGGGCTGGGACGCCTTCGGCCTGCCCGCCGAGAACGCCGCCCTCAAGTTCGGCAAGCACCCGGCCGACTGGACCTTCGACAACATCGAGCGGGCCAAGGAATCGCTGAACCTGATGGGGATCCTCTACGACTGGGACCGCGAGGTGACCACCTGCACCCCCGACTACTACCGCTGGAACCAGTGGATCTTCATCAAGATGTACGAGGCGGGGCTGGTCTACCGCGCCGGCGGGCTGGTGAACTGGTGCCCCAAGTGCCAGACGGTGCTGGCCAACGAGCAGGTCGTCGAGGGGCGCTGCTGGCGCCACGAGGACACCCTGGTCGAGAAGAAGAACCTGGAGCAGTGGTACCTGAAGATCACCGCCTACGCCGACCGCCTGCTCGACGACCTGGACAAGCTGGAGCACTGGCCCGAGAAGGTCAAGGCGATGCAGCGGGCCTGGATCGGGCGCAGCGAGGGGGCGACGGTCCGCTTCGCGCTCGAGGGCCGGGACGAGGCGCTCGAGGTCTTCACCACCCGGCCCGACACCCTCTTCGGGGCCACCTTCATGGTCATCGCCCCGGAACACCCGCTGACGCTCGAGCTGGCCACCCCCGAGCGGCGCGCCGAGGTGGAGGCCTACGTGCGCGCGGCGCAGCTGAAGAGCGAGATCGAGCGCCAGACCGAGGACCGCGAGAAGACCGGAGTCTTCACCGGCGCTTACGCGGTCAACCCGGTCAACGGCCGCAAGGTGCCCATCTGGACCGCCGACTACGTGCTCTACGGCTACGGCACCGGCGCTATCATGGCCGTACCCGCCCACGACCAGCGCGACTTCGAGTTCGCGAAAAAGTTCGGGCTGGAGATCGTCCCGGTCATCAAGCCCGCCGGAGAAGACCTGCCCCAGCCGCTGGAGTCCGCCTACGAAGGCCCCGGGGTGATGATCCACTCCGGCGACTTCAGCGGGCTCGCCAGCGAAGAGGGCAAGAAGAAGATCACCGAGTGGCTCGCCTCCAAGGGGCTGGGCGAGGCCACGGTGACCTACCGCCTGCGCGACTGGCTGATCAGCCGCCAGCGTTACTGGGGCACGCCCATCCCCATGATCCACTGCGAGAACTGCGGCGTGGTCCCGGTGCCCGAGGACCAGCTTCCCGTCGAGCTGCCCGAGATCAAGGACGTCGAGCAGATCCGCCCCCAGGGCAAGAGCCCGCTCGAAGCCCACCCCGAGTTCCTGAACACCACCTGCCCGAGGTGCGGCGGACCCGCAAAGCGCGACGCCGACACCATGGACACCTTCTTCGACTCGTCGTGGTACTACCTGCGCTACACCGACGCCCACAACGACAGGCTCCCCTTCGCCCGCGACAAGGCCGACTACTGGATGCCCGTCGACCAGTACATCGGCGGTATCGAGCACGCGGTGCTGCACCTGCTCTACTCGCGCTTCTTCACCAAGTTCTTCCACGACCAGGAGATGGTGGGGGTGGACGAGCCCTTCGAACGCCTCTTCACCCAGGGCATGGTCATGGGCTGGACCGACTACGGCCCCGTCGAGGTCGCGGGCGAGCGGGTGCGGCTCGGCGAGGAGGCGCGCATCCGCCTCGAGCTGGAGACCTCCGAGCTGAGCCTGGACGAGGTCAAGAAGATGGGCGCCGAGCTGCGCGAAGGCGACGACGGCCGCCTCCACTTCTGGAAGCCCGCGGTGATGAGCAAATCGCTGGGCAACGGGGTGATGGTCGGCCCCTTCGTGCGCGAACAGGGGGCCGACATCGCCCGCGTGACCATCCTCTTCGCCGCCCCGCCGGAGAAGGAGATGGTCTGGACCGAGGAGGGCGTGCAGGGCGCCTGGCGGTTTTTGAACCGCGTCTGGCGGCGGGTGGTCGAGGACGAGGAGGCCCTGCGCCAGGCCCCCGAGGCCTTCGACCCCGCCCGGCTGGAGGGCGCCGACAAAACCCTCTACCGCAAGCTCAACCAGACGATCAAGAAGGTGACCGAAGACGTCGAGGGCCTGCGCTTCAACACCGCCATCGCCGCGCTCATGGAGATGCTCAACGCGCTCTACGACTTCCGCAAGGAGCGCGAGGTGAACGCGGTCTACAAGAACGCGGTGCTGGGCTACCTGCAGCTCCTCGCCCCCTTCGCCCCCCACCTCGCCGAGGAGCTGTGGCACCGCTTCAGCGAGAACTCGGTCTTCGACGCCCGCTGGCCGACCTACGACGAGGCCGCCCTGGCCGCCGACACGATCACCCTGGTGGTGCAGGTGAACGGCAAGGTGCGCGCCCGCCTGGAGGTGCCCGCCGACATCGACAAGGACGAGGCGCTCGCCCGGGCCAAGGCGCACGAAAACGTCCGCCGCCACCTCGAGGGCAAGCAGCTCGTCAAGGAGATCTACGTTCCCGGAAAGCTCGTCAACCTCGTGGCCAAGGGCTGA
- a CDS encoding lysophospholipase has protein sequence MKRLLLFVGVFVVAFVIFYGVPFRQAGIEYSYKPRIAWADEAPPAVVIFAVSGRCGIHCNAPDDNHEYLTGAGTVEALANAFRRHRFSVYTLAYRAHLKTAPARGPGGKPQYGFLQLEADFDLVQRNWPHTRRVLVGHSHGVNWTHNLLRLHPEWTVDYLIDLDGVCDRWEEDNAAYFAAYERAARKKRWQADPARSCRVEAVPVAGGKRLFDVKDVAYPGAAYNLEVRTRTPSLHDAVPNRRPDGSTLGIETFVTGENHSAILVPGSQALAWVEQTLARIERKRGPARNGAGLSPAFAQSR, from the coding sequence ATGAAACGCCTGCTGCTCTTTGTCGGCGTCTTCGTGGTTGCGTTCGTAATCTTTTACGGCGTTCCGTTCCGGCAGGCGGGAATCGAGTACAGCTACAAGCCGCGGATCGCGTGGGCAGACGAAGCACCGCCTGCGGTGGTGATCTTTGCGGTTTCTGGCCGCTGCGGGATACACTGCAACGCACCCGACGACAACCACGAGTACCTGACCGGGGCAGGAACCGTCGAAGCGCTGGCGAACGCGTTTCGGCGCCACAGGTTTTCGGTCTACACGCTGGCTTACCGGGCTCACCTCAAAACCGCACCGGCCCGCGGCCCGGGAGGGAAGCCGCAGTACGGTTTCTTGCAGCTCGAGGCCGACTTCGACCTGGTGCAGCGCAACTGGCCACATACGAGAAGGGTGCTTGTGGGCCACTCGCACGGGGTCAACTGGACCCACAACCTGCTGCGCCTCCACCCGGAATGGACCGTGGACTATCTGATTGATCTCGACGGCGTCTGCGACCGGTGGGAAGAAGACAACGCCGCGTACTTCGCCGCGTACGAACGTGCCGCTAGAAAAAAGCGGTGGCAAGCCGATCCTGCGCGCAGCTGCCGCGTCGAAGCCGTTCCCGTAGCGGGCGGAAAGCGCCTTTTTGACGTCAAGGACGTGGCCTACCCCGGCGCGGCCTACAATCTGGAGGTGCGCACGCGCACACCGTCGCTGCACGACGCGGTACCCAACCGCCGCCCCGACGGCTCAACCCTGGGCATCGAAACCTTCGTTACCGGCGAAAACCACTCGGCTATCCTGGTGCCCGGTTCGCAGGCGCTCGCGTGGGTCGAGCAGACCCTGGCGCGCATCGAGCGCAAACGCGGCCCGGCACGGAACGGTGCGGGGCTCAGCCCT